The Leptospira hartskeerlii genome contains a region encoding:
- a CDS encoding methyl-accepting chemotaxis protein — protein MSIRARISLYLSLVLFLGFAVLTAINSVISYRSLHTEIESGSALSAERYTFEVKDYLDTAMGMTRGFRMLLIFSNPKREEVINTMIEILHRNSKWFGMWVVYEPNAFDGFDAQFKNKPGHDSTGRFITYVHSVKSTTDAVIEPSVNYEATDGSGDFYQIPKKTMEPFVTDPYTYTAGGKQVQMISLCVPVSNAGKFWGVLGMDITTAQLQETMGNIKPFRGLGYLALISPKGIYAANGGDHNLVGKVIPDAEELKLIQSKSEEHERFTYESDGHTHHFFPFKIGKGQKQWVMQISIPNSIFAKELFSVLLQNAISSLLIVSLIVVVLHFIFQKLISAGLLKAIGFSEEIAKGNLLASSDYNRNDEIGALLSAMNMMREHLFGVVNEIGVSTNKLSGTAEKMAVSSRNFSDVAQTQASAAEECSAAVEELAASAQNVGKSMQRAVSSMREIDGNVILLKEQIASINAEMQNLVSLAASSKEEAVTGESAMSTSNRAMGAIGDSASRINEILSLITEISEKTNLLALNAAIEAARAGEAGKGFAVVAEEIGKLASQTSSSVQEIGGLVNSTNNAVLDGNNKMGEASQILLRIKERVDEFDKSAKAVLSSVKTQESNTKEIAESANTLMSFSLQIEEAVTEQRRATEEITKTIVNISEGTQEIATGADDLTTFSGDMHGQSEQLSNLIGKFKVS, from the coding sequence ATGAGTATTAGGGCTCGAATTTCACTATATCTATCCTTAGTTCTATTTTTAGGTTTTGCAGTGCTTACTGCGATCAATTCGGTGATCTCTTATCGTAGTTTGCATACTGAAATAGAGTCCGGTTCTGCATTAAGTGCGGAAAGATACACCTTTGAAGTGAAGGATTATCTGGATACTGCTATGGGAATGACCAGAGGTTTTCGAATGCTTCTCATCTTCTCCAATCCTAAAAGAGAAGAAGTAATCAACACAATGATAGAGATCCTGCATCGAAATTCAAAATGGTTCGGAATGTGGGTCGTATATGAACCGAATGCGTTTGATGGCTTTGATGCTCAGTTTAAAAATAAGCCGGGACATGATTCAACCGGAAGATTTATCACTTATGTTCATTCCGTAAAATCGACTACTGATGCAGTGATAGAACCTTCCGTCAATTATGAGGCTACCGATGGAAGTGGGGACTTTTATCAGATCCCTAAAAAGACAATGGAGCCTTTCGTAACGGATCCGTACACTTACACTGCGGGTGGAAAGCAAGTACAGATGATCTCTCTTTGTGTTCCCGTAAGCAATGCCGGAAAGTTTTGGGGTGTACTTGGAATGGATATCACTACCGCTCAACTCCAAGAGACAATGGGAAATATAAAACCGTTTAGAGGTCTAGGATATCTTGCTCTGATTTCTCCTAAAGGGATTTATGCAGCCAATGGCGGTGATCATAATCTGGTAGGTAAGGTAATTCCTGACGCAGAAGAATTAAAGTTAATACAATCCAAATCGGAAGAACACGAACGTTTTACGTATGAGTCCGATGGTCACACTCATCATTTTTTTCCATTCAAGATAGGGAAAGGACAGAAACAATGGGTGATGCAGATAAGCATTCCAAATTCAATTTTTGCAAAAGAACTATTCAGCGTTCTTCTACAGAATGCTATCTCTTCCTTGCTCATCGTGAGTTTGATCGTAGTCGTTCTTCATTTTATATTCCAAAAATTGATCTCTGCCGGATTATTAAAGGCGATCGGATTTTCAGAAGAGATAGCAAAAGGAAATCTACTTGCTTCTTCCGATTATAATCGTAATGACGAGATTGGCGCATTGTTATCCGCAATGAATATGATGAGAGAACATCTATTCGGTGTGGTGAACGAGATCGGAGTATCAACAAACAAGTTGTCCGGAACAGCTGAGAAGATGGCAGTTTCTTCCAGAAATTTTTCGGATGTTGCTCAAACGCAAGCTTCCGCGGCAGAGGAATGTTCCGCAGCGGTGGAGGAACTCGCCGCTTCTGCCCAAAACGTAGGTAAGTCCATGCAAAGAGCCGTCTCCAGTATGAGAGAGATTGACGGTAACGTAATTTTATTAAAAGAGCAGATTGCAAGTATCAATGCGGAAATGCAAAATCTGGTAAGTTTGGCTGCTTCTTCCAAAGAGGAAGCTGTTACTGGAGAATCCGCGATGAGCACTTCTAACCGTGCAATGGGTGCGATCGGCGATAGTGCCTCCAGGATCAATGAGATACTTTCTTTGATCACTGAGATTTCCGAAAAAACGAACCTTCTCGCATTAAATGCGGCGATAGAAGCAGCCAGGGCCGGAGAAGCAGGAAAAGGATTTGCGGTGGTAGCAGAAGAGATTGGAAAACTCGCTTCCCAAACTTCTAGCTCCGTTCAAGAAATTGGGGGATTGGTAAATTCTACCAACAACGCAGTGTTGGATGGAAATAATAAAATGGGAGAAGCATCTCAGATACTACTAAGGATCAAGGAGAGGGTGGACGAATTCGATAAATCCGCGAAGGCGGTTTTGAGTTCCGTTAAAACCCAGGAATCCAATACGAAAGAGATCGCGGAAAGTGCGAATACTTTGATGAGTTTCAGCTTACAGATTGAAGAGGCAGTGACCGAGCAAAGAAGGGCTACGGAGGAAATCACCAAAACCATCGTAAACATCTCTGAAGGAACTCAGGAGATTGCTACAGGCGCGGACGATCTTACCACATTCTCCGGAGATATGCATGGCCAGTCGGAACAATTGTCCAACTTGATCGGAAAATTCAAAGTCAGCTAG